The Desulfosporosinus sp. Sb-LF genome contains a region encoding:
- a CDS encoding cell wall-binding repeat-containing protein: protein MNMRAIALILILCSCILVTTPAFAATNNVIPAIDSPQIISINRLSGQTKFETAKAISEYYSDGKVKNVILSTGNEFADALSASVLAHKKEAPILLVDSSVDSSKDAFDYVNQHLDLTGTVYIIGGVGIIGTEFEAKLNDLGFKNVVRIAGMDRYGTSYATARSLSDRTVSTVVISSGEQFPDALSISSFAANKGWPILLTPHDVLHEEMKNFLLEKMPSKIYITGGSGVILDNVKSEISSLLPQANVERLTGQSRFDTNAIIAETFAPKPSKIYVATGYGFADALAGSAVAAKNGDPIIFIDPAVSTLPKSVAGYFGKLYANHLSPNLVSFGGGGVVTDEIMKSSKDLISGIVKETSIYSIADITATVTQDEAYSLPTTVQAMLYNSDTMDVPVQWSPTLVDTSSIGSSVYDGVVDGYGKTIKLNLTVKEPIPIPISQYSSNFDSNQVNRTENIRLAAKALNGKLLAPGERFSFNESVGERTSEAGYKEALIIEGNTFTLGLGGGICQVSSTLYNAVILAHLEILERHRHSLPVNYVPPGQDATVAYPILDFEFRNSTNAYLLIRSFLEENTLTFQLFGKIKN, encoded by the coding sequence ATGAACATGAGGGCAATTGCATTAATCTTAATCTTATGTAGCTGTATTTTAGTAACAACACCAGCTTTTGCTGCTACTAATAATGTAATTCCAGCTATTGATTCGCCACAAATTATTAGCATTAATAGACTTTCCGGACAGACAAAATTCGAGACTGCCAAGGCTATCTCTGAGTATTATAGCGACGGAAAAGTTAAGAATGTAATCCTTTCAACAGGAAATGAATTTGCAGATGCTTTATCGGCAAGTGTCCTAGCGCATAAAAAGGAAGCCCCTATACTATTAGTTGATTCTTCGGTTGATAGCTCTAAGGATGCATTTGATTATGTCAATCAACATCTTGATTTAACTGGAACGGTATATATCATTGGCGGTGTAGGAATAATAGGCACAGAATTCGAGGCTAAGCTTAATGACCTTGGATTCAAGAATGTTGTTAGAATTGCTGGCATGGACAGGTACGGTACATCTTATGCGACAGCCAGATCACTTAGCGATAGAACTGTATCTACAGTAGTGATATCCTCTGGAGAACAATTTCCTGATGCCTTAAGTATCTCAAGCTTTGCTGCTAATAAAGGCTGGCCGATTTTGTTAACTCCTCACGACGTACTCCATGAAGAAATGAAAAACTTTTTACTGGAAAAGATGCCTTCAAAAATATACATAACTGGGGGATCAGGAGTGATCCTAGATAATGTAAAATCCGAGATAAGTAGTTTGTTACCACAGGCTAATGTCGAACGGTTGACGGGACAATCACGGTTTGATACGAATGCAATCATTGCAGAAACCTTTGCACCGAAGCCATCAAAAATTTATGTAGCCACAGGTTACGGTTTTGCTGATGCTTTGGCAGGTAGTGCTGTGGCAGCTAAAAATGGAGATCCCATTATATTTATTGACCCTGCCGTATCAACATTGCCCAAATCAGTTGCTGGTTACTTTGGAAAACTTTACGCAAACCATTTGAGTCCAAATTTGGTTTCCTTTGGAGGCGGTGGAGTTGTAACGGATGAGATCATGAAAAGTTCGAAAGACTTGATTTCAGGAATAGTGAAAGAAACTAGTATTTATTCTATAGCCGATATCACTGCGACGGTTACGCAAGATGAAGCCTATTCTTTACCTACAACTGTTCAAGCTATGCTTTACAACAGTGATACAATGGATGTTCCTGTTCAGTGGAGTCCCACGCTTGTCGATACCAGCAGCATAGGGTCAAGTGTTTATGATGGAGTTGTAGATGGGTATGGCAAAACAATCAAACTTAATCTTACTGTCAAAGAACCAATACCAATACCAATCTCTCAATACTCTTCTAACTTTGACTCCAACCAGGTCAATCGTACCGAGAACATTCGCCTTGCTGCAAAAGCTCTCAATGGAAAACTATTAGCACCTGGAGAACGGTTCTCCTTCAATGAGAGTGTCGGTGAACGAACTTCCGAAGCGGGTTATAAAGAGGCGCTGATCATCGAAGGGAATACCTTTACTCTGGGGCTCGGAGGAGGAATATGCCAAGTTTCTTCCACCCTTTATAATGCAGTAATTCTTGCTCATTTAGAAATCCTTGAAAGACATCGTCATTCCCTGCCCGTTAATTATGTACCTCCTGGGCAGGATGCAACTGTAGCCTATCCCATTCTTGATTTCGAGTTCAGAAACAGTACAAACGCTTATCTCCTGATCCGTAGTTTCTTAGAAGAAAATACCTTAACCTTTCAGCTTTTTGGAAAGATAAAGAATTGA
- a CDS encoding HD domain-containing protein, with translation MMGNVMIIDDSPVDRKIISQILETRLKGIKLFEAEDGSNIKEKLISNGIHMCILDIIMPIKNGFEILQEIKDDPILMDIPVIVCTGMEDKYTIEKALTLGAYDYFAKPLSEEVMKISLPLKVKNAIELMIRKQQIIYLSYHDKLTGLYNRRFFEERLKLLDTPANLPIAILMGDIDGLKVVNDAFGHDKGDELLIKAAASVQGACRRDDLIARWGGDELVILLIKTNNKEVEEIVNRIKDLNVNETVYSIQVSITFGWDTKHDTDQELQKVLKGAEDSMYRNKITQNQGTRGSIVNTIIKALHEKNPREEQHSKRVGEMCENIGQAMGLSEMEVNRLKTVGLLHDIGKIAIDEGILNKPGKLIEREWDEIKRHPEIGYRILGLSYEMLELADCILAHHERWDGAGYPKGLKGEAIPRVARIIALADSYDAMTSERSYRNALSEEEACLEIRRNAGTQFDPYLARVFVEQVLAGRWN, from the coding sequence ATGATGGGAAATGTAATGATTATCGATGATTCCCCGGTAGATAGAAAAATCATCTCTCAGATTCTTGAAACAAGACTGAAGGGTATTAAACTCTTTGAAGCTGAAGATGGGTCAAATATCAAGGAAAAGCTGATCTCAAACGGAATACATATGTGTATTTTAGATATTATCATGCCAATTAAGAATGGGTTTGAGATATTACAGGAAATAAAAGACGATCCCATTTTAATGGATATTCCTGTTATTGTTTGTACGGGGATGGAGGATAAATACACCATAGAAAAAGCATTAACTTTGGGGGCATATGACTATTTTGCTAAGCCTCTCAGTGAAGAGGTCATGAAGATTTCTCTACCGTTAAAAGTGAAGAATGCCATCGAACTGATGATCAGAAAACAGCAGATCATTTACTTAAGCTATCATGATAAATTGACAGGTCTTTATAACCGGAGATTCTTTGAAGAACGACTTAAACTATTGGATACCCCAGCAAATCTTCCTATCGCCATCTTAATGGGAGATATTGACGGTTTAAAGGTCGTAAATGACGCTTTTGGCCATGATAAAGGTGATGAGCTGTTAATAAAGGCAGCAGCATCTGTTCAGGGCGCTTGCCGACGAGATGATTTGATCGCTCGCTGGGGTGGAGATGAACTTGTGATTCTTTTGATTAAAACCAATAACAAAGAAGTCGAAGAAATAGTCAATAGAATAAAAGATTTAAATGTCAATGAAACTGTTTATTCTATTCAGGTCAGTATTACATTTGGCTGGGATACAAAGCATGATACGGATCAAGAACTACAAAAAGTTCTAAAAGGTGCCGAAGACTCCATGTACAGAAATAAAATCACCCAAAATCAAGGCACGAGGGGTTCTATCGTTAATACAATAATCAAAGCCCTGCATGAAAAAAACCCAAGGGAAGAACAACATTCCAAACGAGTCGGTGAAATGTGCGAGAACATAGGACAAGCAATGGGCTTATCTGAAATGGAAGTTAACAGACTTAAAACCGTTGGCTTGCTACACGATATAGGGAAAATTGCCATCGATGAAGGTATACTCAATAAGCCTGGAAAGCTGATTGAACGGGAGTGGGACGAAATTAAACGGCATCCTGAGATTGGGTATAGAATATTAGGTTTATCCTATGAAATGTTAGAATTAGCCGATTGTATATTGGCTCACCATGAAAGATGGGATGGTGCAGGTTATCCTAAAGGCCTAAAAGGCGAGGCCATTCCAAGGGTAGCAAGAATAATTGCCCTTGCCGACAGTTATGATGCTATGACTAGTGAACGCTCTTACCGAAATGCTTTGAGTGAAGAAGAAGCCTGTTTGGAAATTCGCCGCAACGCTGGAACACAGTTTGATCCATACCTTGCCAGAGTCTTTGTTGAACAGGTACTAGCTGGCCGATGGAATTAA
- a CDS encoding substrate-binding domain-containing protein, with the protein MMKSNRRYLETSLATQMILIPFLLTIGLFIVSAITGGLRLYELGKNAENLILLLVGILGSVTVGGSVGYNFARLSKNKPDSAKERYLPALVPIIYALIFAISALLLSDGDFNSGWWGVYILKNPMFFLFGIGLSLSGLHYIIPVAELMGYMGFLGGIILYEGTTKTVLDCPLSRSFKVTSGLLCISVIVFSGIATRTIIDNGLTELLYGKSTVGSDLTEFDLMDKAPFKANNGLARLDKPASLQFADLNTMPRLDGATAAYPVYAAFVEAVYKGLGEYYQVNRTNNNYEKDLSTAFVASEQFPLDLVRCSKTDAAYDRLIAGLTDIIFVAEPSKAQVEAIKARGDEFVLTPIGSEAFVFFTNSKNPVENLNIKQIQDIYSGKITRWNEIGEQWNKIRPYQRPENSGSQTVMQNKVMKGITMLEQTKETYAGGMGDIISQVASYKNAKNALGYTFMYYSTEMIKTNQIKYLAIDGIKPTHETVRNKTYPFTVPVYAVTLKSNKKENVSRLLNWFLSEEGQSLVEKTGYVPAITGDSKKGLVRSIGSLLVTILNPT; encoded by the coding sequence ATGATGAAATCTAATAGAAGGTATCTGGAAACATCTTTGGCAACCCAGATGATCCTAATTCCTTTCTTGCTTACCATAGGGCTTTTCATCGTTTCAGCGATCACAGGTGGGTTAAGGTTATATGAGCTTGGCAAGAATGCTGAAAACTTGATCCTATTACTGGTTGGCATTTTAGGTTCGGTTACTGTGGGCGGTAGTGTTGGATATAATTTTGCGAGGCTATCCAAGAATAAGCCTGACTCAGCCAAGGAAAGGTATCTCCCGGCCCTTGTGCCTATTATCTATGCGCTGATCTTTGCAATTTCTGCCCTATTACTCTCCGACGGGGATTTTAATTCTGGCTGGTGGGGAGTATATATTCTCAAGAACCCGATGTTTTTCCTTTTTGGCATCGGTCTTTCATTATCCGGACTACACTATATTATCCCAGTGGCAGAGCTTATGGGGTATATGGGGTTTCTCGGGGGGATTATTTTATATGAAGGAACCACGAAGACCGTGCTAGATTGCCCTCTATCGAGAAGCTTCAAGGTGACCTCGGGGCTGCTTTGTATTTCAGTCATTGTTTTTTCTGGTATCGCAACAAGAACGATTATTGATAATGGTTTGACGGAACTGCTTTATGGGAAGTCAACGGTTGGGAGTGATTTAACGGAATTTGATCTGATGGATAAAGCCCCGTTCAAGGCTAACAACGGCCTCGCCAGGCTTGATAAACCTGCCAGTTTACAATTTGCAGACCTCAATACCATGCCGCGTCTTGACGGTGCGACAGCCGCCTATCCGGTTTATGCGGCATTTGTTGAAGCTGTCTATAAGGGGCTTGGTGAATACTATCAAGTCAATCGGACCAACAATAACTACGAGAAAGATCTATCGACCGCCTTTGTGGCAAGTGAGCAATTTCCCCTTGATTTAGTGAGGTGTTCAAAAACCGACGCAGCCTACGATCGGTTAATAGCAGGTCTGACCGATATAATCTTTGTTGCAGAGCCATCAAAGGCTCAGGTTGAGGCCATCAAGGCACGAGGAGATGAGTTTGTGTTAACGCCAATCGGAAGTGAAGCCTTTGTCTTTTTCACCAACTCAAAGAATCCAGTTGAGAATCTGAACATTAAACAGATCCAGGATATCTACTCCGGTAAAATCACCCGTTGGAACGAAATTGGTGAACAATGGAATAAAATCCGGCCGTATCAACGTCCTGAAAACTCAGGGAGTCAAACGGTTATGCAAAATAAAGTGATGAAAGGTATCACGATGCTTGAGCAAACAAAGGAAACCTATGCAGGTGGTATGGGTGATATCATTAGTCAGGTTGCAAGTTATAAAAATGCCAAGAATGCCCTAGGATATACATTTATGTATTACTCGACCGAGATGATCAAAACCAATCAGATAAAGTATCTTGCGATTGATGGAATTAAACCGACTCATGAAACAGTCCGAAATAAAACCTATCCCTTCACAGTTCCAGTTTATGCAGTTACTTTGAAATCGAATAAGAAAGAAAATGTCAGTCGTTTGCTTAATTGGTTCTTATCCGAGGAAGGTCAAAGTCTCGTCGAAAAAACTGGATACGTTCCTGCTATAACAGGTGATTCGAAAAAAGGACTAGTAAGATCTATTGGATCCCTTCTTGTGACAATACTAAATCCAACGTAA
- a CDS encoding response regulator transcription factor has product MYKILVVDDEPMIQKFMEGFLSREGYLVKVWAGEKIHEVINEFNPDLVLLDIMMPGTDGFEVCKQIRKTNNIPIVFLSAKNDIMDRVLGLTLGADDFLAKPFDSEELLLRIRAILRRSTHSIIRENWEILRVADLIVDHKARTVTINGIVIELTPKEFDLLWLLASNPKQVFTREQIIYQVWNSDFYQGTAIVTMLIKRLREKIEPDEGSPIYIKTVRSVGYKFGL; this is encoded by the coding sequence ATGTACAAGATTCTGGTTGTTGATGATGAGCCCATGATCCAAAAATTTATGGAAGGGTTTCTATCCCGCGAGGGTTATTTAGTCAAAGTTTGGGCAGGAGAGAAAATTCATGAGGTAATTAATGAATTTAATCCGGATCTTGTTCTATTGGATATCATGATGCCGGGAACTGATGGTTTTGAAGTTTGTAAACAGATTAGGAAGACGAACAATATACCCATAGTTTTCCTGTCCGCTAAGAATGATATAATGGATCGGGTTCTAGGACTCACGTTGGGTGCAGATGATTTTCTGGCAAAACCCTTTGACAGTGAAGAATTGCTCCTTAGAATACGAGCAATTTTAAGACGCAGTACGCATAGCATTATTAGAGAAAACTGGGAGATTTTAAGAGTTGCGGACCTAATTGTTGACCATAAGGCCCGAACCGTAACGATAAACGGAATCGTTATTGAATTGACGCCCAAGGAATTCGACCTCTTATGGCTATTAGCTAGTAATCCTAAACAGGTTTTTACTCGCGAGCAGATAATTTATCAAGTATGGAATAGCGACTTTTATCAAGGCACTGCCATAGTGACGATGTTGATTAAGCGTTTAAGAGAAAAGATTGAACCGGATGAAGGTAGTCCAATATACATAAAGACGGTAAGGAGTGTCGGATATAAATTTGGACTATAG
- a CDS encoding ATP-binding protein, translating to MLKRISIKVIVGILFIVIMISTFGIIGYVVFSSWKGSVDNFIVKMENDANQDIVKQMEKFLSVPLNMNDANHNLIENEIVDLNNQEKRETYFAGVIKANNNEEVYSFSFGAENGDYYGARRNEKNQIEIMENNSETHGNTRYYSITNDLTVGELVEETGRFDSRTRDWYKVAKEKQKPVFSPIYKHFVMDDLAVSAAYPIYSKNGIFQGVLGTHITLSNINKYLIDIVKDKQATAYIVEKNSGELVANSLGMANFENLANNQVKRKTIQDIKDYSIVEAYQNYRQNSQTNFIVNTESDKLHIKLMDYQKEGLEWLVIVAIPESPFTAGIHQNIIMSSALSMIALIIAILIYIKSTEKVFKPIYNLIDATEKFAQGDFTQRAKIFRNDEIGKLSIAFNIMAEELYQLINKLEEKVRERTRELETTNLELKASKLEAENANQAKSAFLANMSHEIRTPMNGITGFLQLLENTELKTNQQEFVGIIKESTENLLTVINDILDISKIEAGKLELEKISFDIRSTIETSVISCASKAIEKGLELNMLIGSDIPQSVIGDPTKLRQVIINLLSNAVKFTDEGEVLLKVCLKGQTDSSIDLVFMAKDTGIGMTEQETSKLFRPFTQSDSSSTRKYGGTGLGLAICKNIVERMGGEIKVVSEVGKGTTFSFTVTLHKVQTQVQTQAQEESLEVIEGHKYDDKSNVFSRPLAQDSNNSKLKLLVVEDNEINRLFFTKLLKMKGFSCDVAVNGLEAVRASNDMDYDIIFMDCQMPVMDGYQATREIRAREEAGKHTVIVAMTAYAMKGDAEKCLEAGMDVYLSKPIDINEVIKILQKYGSVVIEENNEIVHQGNFSENVVSLMEESGFDRKSCEELLDCFYEQTKSLIKDVNINIVDNKLKAAATLLHQIKGSAGNVRAKEIAKYASAAEDAIRTQNIEMLRSLLKGIDQLLDALKTSREGGSSQL from the coding sequence GTGTTAAAAAGAATTTCCATAAAGGTCATTGTTGGAATTTTGTTTATTGTCATTATGATAAGCACGTTTGGCATAATAGGTTATGTGGTGTTTTCCAGTTGGAAAGGATCTGTCGACAACTTTATTGTTAAAATGGAAAATGACGCAAATCAAGATATAGTAAAGCAGATGGAGAAGTTCCTCAGTGTGCCCTTAAATATGAATGATGCTAACCATAATTTAATTGAGAATGAGATTGTTGATTTAAACAATCAGGAAAAACGAGAAACATATTTTGCAGGAGTAATAAAAGCTAATAACAACGAGGAAGTTTATAGTTTTAGCTTTGGCGCAGAAAATGGTGACTACTATGGGGCTCGAAGAAACGAGAAAAATCAAATAGAAATTATGGAAAATAACTCAGAGACCCATGGCAACACTCGCTATTATTCGATTACAAACGATTTAACCGTAGGAGAACTGGTCGAAGAAACCGGCAGGTTTGATAGTCGTACAAGGGATTGGTATAAAGTTGCCAAGGAAAAACAAAAACCAGTTTTTTCTCCTATCTATAAACATTTTGTAATGGATGATTTAGCCGTTTCAGCGGCCTATCCTATTTATAGTAAAAACGGCATTTTTCAAGGCGTTTTAGGAACCCATATCACACTTTCCAATATCAATAAGTATTTAATAGACATTGTCAAGGATAAGCAGGCTACAGCTTATATCGTTGAAAAAAATTCGGGAGAGCTCGTGGCAAATTCACTTGGAATGGCCAATTTCGAAAATCTTGCCAATAACCAAGTCAAAAGAAAAACGATTCAAGATATTAAGGACTACTCGATCGTAGAGGCGTACCAAAATTACCGCCAAAATTCCCAAACTAATTTCATTGTTAATACCGAAAGTGACAAATTGCACATTAAACTAATGGATTATCAAAAAGAGGGCTTAGAATGGCTAGTTATAGTAGCTATTCCGGAAAGTCCGTTTACAGCAGGAATTCATCAGAACATTATTATGTCGAGTGCACTTTCAATGATAGCTCTTATCATAGCCATCTTAATCTATATAAAAAGTACTGAGAAAGTCTTCAAACCCATTTACAATTTAATCGATGCGACAGAAAAGTTTGCACAAGGGGACTTTACGCAAAGAGCTAAGATTTTCAGAAATGATGAGATAGGAAAATTGTCCATTGCCTTCAATATTATGGCTGAAGAGTTATATCAATTAATCAATAAGCTTGAAGAAAAAGTTAGAGAGAGAACACGGGAGTTAGAAACGACAAATCTTGAATTAAAAGCTTCAAAATTGGAAGCGGAAAATGCTAATCAGGCCAAAAGCGCTTTTTTAGCCAATATGAGTCATGAAATCCGAACGCCGATGAATGGAATTACAGGATTTTTACAGCTTCTCGAGAACACAGAACTGAAGACCAATCAGCAAGAATTTGTAGGTATTATTAAGGAATCAACAGAGAATCTGTTAACTGTTATCAATGACATTCTTGACATATCAAAAATTGAAGCTGGTAAATTGGAACTTGAGAAGATCTCCTTTGATATACGGTCAACGATTGAAACATCTGTAATTTCTTGTGCTAGCAAAGCAATCGAAAAAGGCCTTGAACTCAATATGCTCATTGGGTCTGACATTCCTCAGTCTGTTATAGGTGATCCGACCAAATTGAGACAGGTGATTATTAATCTATTAAGTAATGCGGTGAAGTTCACGGATGAAGGGGAAGTGTTGCTAAAAGTCTGTTTAAAGGGTCAAACTGATTCGAGTATTGATCTAGTGTTTATGGCAAAGGATACTGGAATTGGTATGACAGAGCAAGAAACAAGTAAGCTTTTTCGACCATTTACCCAGTCAGATTCATCATCAACAAGAAAATATGGTGGTACCGGACTAGGGTTGGCAATATGTAAAAATATTGTGGAAAGGATGGGGGGGGAAATCAAGGTTGTAAGTGAAGTCGGTAAAGGGACAACGTTCAGTTTCACGGTAACTTTGCATAAAGTACAAACACAAGTACAAACACAAGCACAAGAAGAATCTTTAGAGGTTATCGAAGGGCACAAATACGACGATAAAAGTAATGTGTTTTCAAGACCTCTGGCACAAGATTCTAATAATAGCAAGCTTAAACTATTGGTGGTTGAAGACAATGAGATAAACAGACTATTCTTTACTAAACTTCTGAAAATGAAAGGGTTCAGCTGTGATGTAGCTGTAAATGGCCTAGAAGCAGTGCGGGCCAGTAATGATATGGATTATGATATCATTTTTATGGACTGCCAGATGCCCGTAATGGACGGTTACCAAGCAACCAGGGAAATCCGGGCCCGTGAAGAAGCTGGAAAACATACAGTGATTGTAGCTATGACTGCCTACGCCATGAAGGGGGATGCAGAAAAGTGCCTGGAAGCAGGAATGGATGTATATTTAAGTAAGCCGATTGATATTAATGAGGTCATCAAGATACTACAGAAGTATGGATCGGTTGTCATCGAAGAGAACAATGAAATAGTGCACCAAGGTAATTTTTCGGAAAATGTAGTGTCCTTGATGGAAGAGTCAGGGTTTGATCGGAAAAGCTGTGAAGAATTACTGGATTGTTTTTATGAACAAACAAAAAGCCTAATCAAGGACGTTAATATTAATATCGTGGACAACAAACTCAAGGCAGCAGCCACGCTTCTACATCAGATCAAAGGTTCAGCCGGTAATGTCAGGGCCAAAGAAATAGCAAAGTATGCTTCAGCTGCTGAAGACGCAATAAGAACCCAAAATATAGAAATGCTTCGTAGTTTGTTGAAAGGGATAGACCAATTGCTAGATGCTCTGAAAACTTCCAGAGAAGGAGGATCTTCACAGTTATGA
- a CDS encoding deoxyribonuclease IV: MLKIGSHLSISKGFKAIGKEALKIHANTFQFFTRNPRGSKAKEIDPNDAEALLMLMKENQFAPILAHAPYTLNACSPEIKTREFATQVMADDLVRMEYLPNNLYNFHPGSHGGQGAEVGIQQIIIQLNTLLKPEQTTTVLLETMAGKGTEVGRTFEELRLILDGVNLSEKMGVCLDTCHIYDAGYDLVNDLDGVLVKFDKIIGLERLYAIHLNDSLNPKGSHKDRHAKIGEGSIGLKAITQIINHPKLRHLPFFLETPNDVSGYAQEITLLRDAYEA; encoded by the coding sequence GTGTTAAAAATTGGTTCTCATCTATCCATTTCTAAGGGATTTAAGGCTATCGGCAAAGAAGCCCTGAAAATACACGCAAATACGTTTCAGTTCTTCACCCGTAATCCAAGAGGAAGTAAAGCGAAGGAAATCGATCCAAACGATGCTGAGGCATTACTGATGCTTATGAAAGAAAATCAATTTGCGCCGATTTTAGCTCATGCCCCTTATACCCTCAATGCTTGCTCTCCAGAGATAAAAACAAGAGAGTTTGCTACCCAAGTTATGGCAGACGATTTGGTTCGTATGGAATACTTACCTAACAATCTCTATAATTTCCACCCGGGCAGCCATGGTGGACAAGGCGCAGAGGTTGGTATTCAACAAATAATAATTCAGCTTAACACCCTTTTAAAGCCCGAGCAGACAACCACCGTATTGCTTGAAACGATGGCAGGCAAAGGCACAGAAGTGGGTCGCACCTTCGAAGAACTCAGGCTGATTTTAGACGGTGTGAACCTTTCTGAAAAAATGGGTGTTTGTTTGGATACTTGCCATATTTATGATGCCGGTTATGACCTTGTTAATGACCTTGACGGTGTGCTTGTTAAGTTTGATAAGATCATAGGTTTAGAGAGGCTCTATGCGATCCACCTAAATGACAGTTTGAACCCGAAGGGCAGTCATAAAGACCGACATGCTAAAATCGGTGAGGGCTCAATTGGTTTGAAAGCCATCACCCAAATCATTAATCACCCCAAACTCCGTCACCTGCCGTTCTTCCTTGAAACGCCTAACGATGTTTCGGGCTATGCTCAAGAAATAACGTTGTTGAGAGATGCGTATGAAGCATAG
- a CDS encoding response regulator: protein MPNILVVESQRNTLLFLRILLEQEGYEVMATSDGYEAVKLFARTPSKMVICNLLNPSRDGLKTIKEIKTINRSAVAMIIISGSETIKELDYLEAALKHGVQATIAKPFDIVVFLKCIHTLLSEQALLTMLGEEPPHCS from the coding sequence ATGCCAAATATTTTGGTCGTGGAAAGTCAACGAAATACGCTGTTGTTTCTGCGAATCCTGCTTGAACAAGAAGGATATGAGGTTATGGCCACATCCGACGGATACGAGGCTGTTAAGCTCTTTGCCAGAACACCTTCGAAGATGGTCATTTGCAATTTACTTAACCCCAGCCGTGATGGTCTTAAAACGATTAAAGAGATAAAAACTATAAATAGGTCGGCCGTTGCTATGATTATTATAAGTGGTAGTGAAACAATTAAAGAATTAGATTATCTTGAGGCTGCTCTTAAGCATGGGGTCCAAGCTACCATTGCCAAACCCTTTGACATTGTAGTTTTCTTAAAATGTATTCATACATTATTATCCGAGCAAGCGTTACTTACAATGTTAGGCGAAGAACCACCTCATTGTTCTTAA